One region of Bacillus zhangzhouensis genomic DNA includes:
- a CDS encoding heme ABC transporter ATP-binding protein, whose amino-acid sequence MIQVKEIRGGYGEKEIIRGISLEVKQGEFLGILGPNGSGKTTLLKMMAGILAPESGEIRLGGHLVQSYQPKMLAQKMAVLPQKTDQAFSFTVEETVQFGRYPYQKGWLQSVTQEDMQVVSKVMEQTGVAQFKDQSIHELSGGEQQRVYLAQALAQEPEYLLLDEPTSFLDLAYQKDLLDLIKEQTVSSRLTVIGVFHDVNIASLYCDRLLLLHEGKTDMLGLPHHVLTTERINRVYETNVTPLQHPFRANSQLMVEPAAPSEASIVNIVNGWRTYGSEGMTFSINQPLRILSSHKKNGGFFWKRSIGTGTKTLHEQLESAEGMLFFEQSNGLARFAAEDAEDDMILYGMLQQEALTIWLILKRSLSDGATVQLMGELMHIMKQETSIPIHHLCIAAPNTQETEDADFLHERLGQKVQRLLQTLKVIQK is encoded by the coding sequence ATGATTCAAGTGAAGGAAATCAGAGGTGGCTATGGAGAGAAAGAGATCATTCGTGGCATTAGTCTTGAAGTAAAGCAGGGAGAATTTCTTGGTATACTCGGCCCAAACGGGAGTGGCAAGACGACCCTGCTTAAAATGATGGCAGGAATTTTAGCACCTGAGAGCGGTGAAATACGTCTCGGCGGTCACCTTGTTCAATCCTATCAGCCAAAGATGCTTGCGCAAAAGATGGCAGTTCTGCCGCAGAAAACGGACCAAGCTTTTTCATTTACAGTGGAAGAAACCGTCCAATTCGGCCGTTATCCATATCAAAAAGGATGGCTGCAATCTGTCACGCAAGAAGATATGCAGGTCGTCAGCAAAGTAATGGAACAAACGGGTGTTGCACAGTTCAAGGATCAATCCATCCATGAGTTAAGCGGAGGAGAACAGCAGCGTGTATATTTGGCACAGGCATTGGCGCAGGAACCTGAATATTTATTGCTGGATGAACCAACCAGCTTCCTTGATTTAGCCTATCAAAAAGATTTGCTTGATTTAATTAAGGAACAGACTGTTTCCTCTAGATTAACGGTCATTGGTGTATTTCATGATGTGAATATCGCCAGTTTGTATTGTGATCGGCTCCTGCTACTTCATGAAGGAAAGACTGACATGTTAGGACTGCCGCATCACGTCTTGACCACCGAACGAATCAACCGTGTGTATGAAACAAATGTGACACCGCTCCAGCATCCATTTAGGGCAAACTCTCAGCTAATGGTTGAGCCTGCGGCCCCTTCTGAAGCCTCAATTGTTAACATAGTGAATGGCTGGAGAACATATGGCTCAGAAGGAATGACGTTTTCCATTAATCAGCCTCTTCGCATCCTTTCCTCACATAAGAAAAACGGTGGTTTTTTTTGGAAAAGGTCTATTGGAACGGGAACGAAGACGCTACATGAGCAGCTAGAGTCAGCTGAAGGTATGCTGTTTTTCGAGCAATCTAACGGATTAGCACGATTTGCCGCAGAAGACGCGGAAGACGATATGATCCTTTACGGCATGCTTCAGCAAGAAGCGTTGACTATTTGGCTTATTCTGAAACGATCTTTATCAGACGGAGCAACTGTTCAGCTCATGGGGGAGCTTATGCACATCATGAAGCAAGAAACAAGCATTCCAATCCATCATCTTTGTATTGCGGCACCCAATACGCAAGAAACGGAAGATGCTGATTTTTTACACGAAAGATTAGGTCAAAAGGTGCAAAGGCTTCTTCAAACGTTGAAAGTCATTCAAAAGTGA
- a CDS encoding spore germination protein produces MVNHKESITSYQASAIITNTTLGASMMILPRAMAQAADTPDGWIALLLMSVVYIVFIFANVLMMKKVPFSSYYDYTNEGLGKWIGAFANLLIIIYFLGVASYEVRAMSEMVKFFLLQNTPVAVTMISFILVGLYLVVGGIGDFARLCPFFLIVSLIILFVAYGLSVQEFKLDNLRPVLGEGFSPVFKSLNASAISFVGIEMMLFMPAYMNTQKYTFAYGTVGFLIPAIIYIFTYILVIGAFTVKETATLTWPTIALFQSFDIQGIFIERIESFLLVVWLVQLYTSFVGYTFFAAMGVSKLTKFPKKVVLALIGIVIFFAAIFPKDIDTVRDYLTYINNLFFLLFGILPFLLFMIVYYKRRRKAA; encoded by the coding sequence ATGGTCAATCATAAAGAGTCGATCACCAGCTATCAGGCAAGTGCCATAATAACCAATACAACATTAGGTGCAAGTATGATGATTCTGCCAAGAGCAATGGCTCAGGCTGCAGATACACCTGACGGCTGGATTGCACTCTTACTCATGAGTGTCGTTTACATTGTATTTATTTTTGCGAATGTCCTTATGATGAAAAAAGTCCCCTTCTCCTCTTACTATGATTATACAAATGAGGGGCTTGGAAAGTGGATTGGTGCTTTTGCTAACCTACTGATTATTATTTATTTTCTTGGTGTTGCCAGCTATGAAGTACGGGCTATGTCGGAAATGGTGAAGTTTTTTTTGCTCCAAAACACACCTGTAGCGGTGACAATGATCAGCTTTATTTTGGTTGGTCTTTATCTTGTAGTCGGCGGAATTGGTGATTTTGCTAGGCTGTGCCCTTTTTTCCTCATTGTTAGCCTGATTATCTTATTTGTTGCTTACGGACTCAGTGTTCAAGAGTTTAAGTTAGATAACCTCCGGCCTGTTTTAGGAGAGGGCTTCTCACCTGTCTTCAAATCCTTAAACGCATCAGCTATTTCGTTTGTCGGCATTGAAATGATGCTGTTTATGCCTGCCTATATGAACACGCAAAAATACACCTTTGCTTATGGCACAGTCGGCTTTTTGATTCCTGCGATCATCTATATTTTCACCTATATTCTTGTGATTGGCGCGTTCACGGTGAAAGAAACTGCGACTTTGACTTGGCCGACGATTGCCTTATTTCAATCGTTTGATATACAAGGGATCTTTATTGAGCGAATTGAATCCTTTTTGCTTGTCGTTTGGCTTGTTCAGCTTTATACGAGCTTTGTAGGATATACGTTTTTTGCTGCAATGGGGGTATCCAAACTGACCAAGTTTCCTAAAAAGGTGGTTCTCGCCTTAATAGGGATTGTTATTTTCTTTGCCGCTATTTTTCCAAAGGATATCGATACAGTCCGAGATTATTTAACCTATATAAACAATCTATTTTTTCTTTTATTCGGCATTCTACCGTTCCTATTATTTATGATCGTGTATTACAAAAGGAGGCGGAAAGCAGCATGA
- a CDS encoding altronate dehydratase family protein — MKDFIVIHPSDNVGIALKELEKGEKLQDQEHTIILKETVGKGHKFALADIKQRENVIKYGYPIGHAVTDISAGEWVHTHNIKTNLSGKLQYEYQPSLSENPYEKTNLTFKGYKRKNGESGIRNELWIVPTVGCVNGIADQMIQIFTAELGGNIHPFETALVLKHNYGCSQLGDDHENTKTILQNAVKHPNAGGVLVLGLGCENNDIEDFQSTLGEYDRTRVKFLRSQEVGDEIETGVALLKEIYDAAKEDHREDIPLSELKIGLKCGGSDGFSGITANPLLGRLSDFIVAQGGTTVLTEVPEMFGAETILMERAASEATFDNIVQMINDFKQYFLDHRQPVYENPSPGNKAGGISTLEDKSLGCTQKAGTSDIKDVLKYGEVLKQKGLNLLSAPGNDLVASSALAASGCQMILFTTGRGTPFGTFVPTMKISTNTALYETKKHWIDFNAGELLEDVPEEVVLEKFISTVIDVASGKLLNHEKNNFRELAIFKTGVTL, encoded by the coding sequence ATGAAAGATTTTATTGTCATCCACCCTTCAGATAATGTCGGTATTGCTTTAAAAGAACTGGAGAAAGGGGAGAAGCTGCAGGATCAAGAACATACGATTATCTTAAAAGAGACCGTCGGCAAAGGTCATAAGTTTGCATTGGCTGATATCAAGCAAAGAGAGAATGTGATCAAATATGGATACCCCATTGGTCATGCAGTGACTGACATTTCTGCTGGAGAATGGGTGCATACGCATAATATCAAAACCAATCTATCTGGCAAGCTCCAATACGAATACCAGCCTTCATTATCAGAAAACCCCTACGAAAAAACAAATCTTACATTTAAAGGATATAAACGAAAAAATGGCGAAAGCGGAATCCGCAATGAGCTTTGGATTGTTCCTACCGTTGGATGCGTGAATGGAATCGCCGATCAAATGATCCAAATATTCACCGCTGAATTGGGTGGAAACATCCATCCTTTTGAAACAGCCCTCGTATTAAAGCACAATTATGGATGCTCACAGCTTGGGGACGATCATGAAAATACCAAAACCATTTTACAAAATGCAGTGAAACACCCTAACGCTGGAGGAGTACTCGTACTTGGGCTTGGCTGTGAAAACAATGACATTGAGGATTTTCAGTCCACATTAGGTGAATATGACCGTACGAGAGTGAAATTTTTAAGAAGCCAAGAAGTAGGAGATGAGATTGAGACGGGAGTCGCTTTACTCAAGGAAATTTATGATGCGGCGAAAGAAGATCATCGTGAGGACATTCCGTTATCCGAACTGAAAATCGGCTTGAAGTGCGGAGGATCAGATGGATTCTCCGGTATTACTGCAAACCCGCTTTTAGGCAGACTGTCTGATTTTATTGTCGCGCAAGGCGGAACAACGGTGCTGACAGAAGTGCCCGAAATGTTTGGTGCTGAAACGATTTTAATGGAGAGAGCGGCATCAGAAGCGACTTTCGACAATATTGTGCAAATGATCAATGACTTTAAACAATACTTCTTGGATCATCGACAGCCGGTATATGAAAATCCTTCCCCGGGAAATAAAGCCGGTGGAATTTCGACCTTAGAGGATAAATCTCTTGGCTGTACACAAAAAGCAGGTACTTCTGATATTAAAGATGTATTGAAATATGGAGAGGTGCTGAAACAAAAGGGTTTGAACCTATTAAGTGCACCCGGTAATGATTTGGTTGCTTCATCTGCTCTTGCTGCTTCAGGTTGTCAAATGATCCTTTTTACAACAGGCAGAGGGACACCATTTGGTACGTTTGTGCCAACAATGAAGATCTCGACCAACACAGCTTTATATGAAACAAAAAAGCATTGGATTGACTTTAATGCCGGAGAACTGCTTGAAGATGTACCGGAAGAGGTGGTGTTAGAAAAATTCATTTCTACTGTCATTGATGTGGCGAGCGGCAAGCTGTTAAATCATGAAAAAAACAATTTTAGAGAGCTGGCTATTTTCAAAACAGGTGTCACACTTTAA
- a CDS encoding ABC transporter substrate-binding protein, protein MKKLTAIWLSLLLVMGVLAGCAGAETDHKATGSQNKETATAAFPVSIKDAAGKTVEIKEQPKRIVSLIPSNTEVAYALGLGDKIVGRSDFDNYPKEVEKVEKIGGLEFNVEKVISLKPDLVLAHASQMGSKDGFKQLEDAGIQVLTVNDATSFKDVYKSIYMIGEATGVKKASIKLVDEMKTKLNDIKKQAEAISKDKQKTVFAEVSGAPEIYTTGKNTFMDEMLSVIHAKNAAGDQTGWVQMTEESIMKRNPDVIVTIDGSSLADLKKRDGWNAMKAVKEKQVFQLNTDLASRPGPRLVEGVEALAKSVYPDTFK, encoded by the coding sequence ATGAAAAAGTTAACAGCTATTTGGCTATCGTTATTGCTTGTGATGGGTGTTTTAGCAGGATGTGCAGGCGCTGAGACAGATCATAAAGCAACAGGGTCACAAAATAAAGAAACGGCTACTGCGGCATTTCCAGTATCGATTAAAGATGCAGCTGGCAAAACAGTCGAAATCAAAGAACAGCCTAAACGAATTGTTTCGTTAATTCCAAGTAATACGGAAGTTGCCTATGCACTCGGTCTTGGAGATAAAATAGTTGGACGATCAGACTTTGACAATTATCCAAAGGAAGTCGAAAAGGTAGAGAAGATTGGCGGACTTGAATTCAATGTCGAGAAGGTGATTTCCTTAAAGCCAGATCTTGTATTAGCACATGCATCTCAGATGGGATCAAAAGATGGATTTAAACAGCTTGAAGATGCAGGGATCCAAGTGCTAACTGTAAATGATGCGACCTCCTTTAAGGATGTGTACAAATCAATCTATATGATCGGTGAAGCAACTGGTGTGAAAAAAGCATCAATAAAGCTTGTAGACGAAATGAAAACAAAACTGAATGATATCAAGAAACAAGCAGAGGCGATTTCAAAAGATAAACAAAAAACAGTCTTTGCCGAAGTGTCAGGTGCTCCTGAAATCTATACAACTGGTAAAAATACATTTATGGATGAAATGCTTTCTGTTATCCATGCCAAAAATGCTGCTGGCGATCAAACTGGCTGGGTGCAAATGACAGAAGAATCGATCATGAAACGAAATCCTGATGTCATCGTTACAATTGATGGTTCCAGCTTAGCTGATTTGAAAAAAAGGGACGGCTGGAATGCAATGAAAGCAGTGAAAGAAAAACAAGTCTTTCAATTGAATACGGATCTCGCATCAAGACCGGGACCGCGATTGGTTGAAGGAGTCGAGGCTCTTGCGAAAAGCGTCTATCCTGACACGTTCAAATAA
- a CDS encoding spore germination protein, producing the protein MNQTPLKEHLYDNLSVVLPQLKEMDDLVHEKKTLPNGQVVYYLYIKEMNETMEIQTFLKLLLQDHTSLTKEKLESNLSMMTTRSVKTTEELVDAIFEGHCVVLINGFQHAYILETHGTKKRSIGDATSETVARGPKISFIEDLDTNLALVRQRLKNPDLKTVDMKIGQKKYTQVTIMYIDGIAQSSVLKEVKKRLKQVTIDDIQDSGVLEELIEDNVYSPFPQIQNTERPDKVASALNNGRVAIFVDHSPFVLIVPASLATIMQSPDDYYERWIAASLIRLLRFSSIFLTLFLSAIYIALVSFHQGLLPTPLAISISSTRENVPFPPIIEALIMEITIELLREAGLRLPNPLGQTIGLVGGVVIGQAAVQAHIVSSIMVIIVSVIALASFTVPQYGMGMSFRVLRFVSMFTAATFGLYGIVLFMLVLLTHLTRQKSFGTPYFSPDFVFSYKNKDNSIIRLPLKNQKKGERYGQS; encoded by the coding sequence ATGAATCAAACTCCATTAAAAGAGCACTTATACGATAATCTCTCTGTCGTCCTTCCGCAATTAAAGGAAATGGACGATTTGGTCCATGAGAAAAAAACGCTGCCTAACGGACAGGTTGTTTATTATTTATACATAAAAGAAATGAACGAAACGATGGAGATTCAAACCTTTTTAAAGCTGCTTCTCCAAGATCATACGTCTCTCACAAAAGAGAAGCTGGAATCCAATTTATCGATGATGACCACCCGTTCGGTGAAGACCACCGAGGAATTGGTCGATGCAATTTTTGAAGGGCATTGCGTGGTGCTGATTAACGGATTTCAGCATGCATATATTTTAGAAACGCATGGAACGAAGAAACGCAGTATAGGGGATGCTACCTCTGAAACAGTTGCGAGGGGACCAAAAATTTCCTTTATTGAAGATTTAGATACGAACTTAGCTCTTGTAAGACAGCGGTTGAAAAACCCCGACCTCAAAACGGTTGACATGAAGATTGGACAAAAGAAATACACCCAAGTGACCATCATGTACATAGATGGGATCGCTCAATCATCTGTTTTAAAAGAAGTGAAAAAACGGCTCAAGCAAGTCACCATAGATGATATACAAGACTCTGGGGTTCTTGAGGAGCTGATTGAGGACAATGTGTACTCTCCTTTCCCGCAAATCCAAAACACAGAACGGCCGGATAAAGTAGCATCTGCTTTAAATAATGGACGTGTCGCCATTTTTGTCGATCATTCACCTTTTGTGTTAATTGTACCTGCTTCTCTCGCGACGATTATGCAATCACCTGATGATTATTATGAAAGGTGGATCGCTGCCTCTCTCATTCGGCTGCTGCGCTTTTCCTCTATCTTTCTGACATTATTTTTATCAGCCATTTATATTGCGCTTGTGTCCTTCCATCAAGGACTTTTACCAACACCTCTGGCTATTTCGATCTCAAGTACAAGAGAAAATGTCCCCTTTCCGCCTATTATAGAGGCACTTATCATGGAGATAACGATTGAGCTGCTACGGGAAGCCGGTTTAAGGCTGCCAAATCCGCTCGGTCAAACAATTGGACTTGTAGGCGGAGTTGTCATCGGACAGGCGGCCGTTCAGGCTCATATTGTGAGCTCGATCATGGTGATTATCGTCAGTGTGATTGCCCTTGCCTCCTTTACTGTTCCTCAATACGGGATGGGCATGTCGTTCCGCGTGCTCCGCTTTGTGTCCATGTTTACAGCAGCTACCTTTGGTTTATATGGGATTGTGCTGTTCATGCTCGTTCTCCTTACTCATTTAACACGGCAAAAAAGTTTTGGTACGCCTTATTTCTCACCAGATTTTGTGTTCAGCTATAAAAACAAAGACAATTCCATTATTCGATTGCCTTTGAAAAATCAAAAGAAAGGAGAACGATATGGTCAATCATAA
- a CDS encoding iron ABC transporter permease → MRKASILTRSNKLIIAYTLSALLLVMSIGMGISFGSLGIPIPSILRIFVHELLGVQFGTIDFIDRNIMMNIRLPRVILAALVGAALALSGAAFQGLLKNPLADPYTLGVSQGASVGAVATLFFSLQLPLFGSFTLPLFSMTTALLTLCLVLFFARLAHRGMSISSLILTGVIFSSFLSALISLMIALTGDDLKEIIHWLLGSVSMRGWRYIALFLPFFLIGTFTLMLMGRDLNVMTYGEEKAKLLGVHVKRSKYIVLLAGSILTGSAVAVSGTIGFVGLVIPHFIRLLTITDHRHLLPLSMLNGASFLVLADVLSRTIIEPTELPIGIITALIGAPVFGIILIRKYRGGTQV, encoded by the coding sequence TTGCGAAAAGCGTCTATCCTGACACGTTCAAATAAATTGATCATCGCATATACACTGAGTGCTTTACTTCTTGTGATGAGCATTGGAATGGGCATCTCCTTTGGAAGCTTAGGGATTCCTATTCCTTCTATTCTTCGTATATTTGTTCATGAACTACTTGGAGTGCAGTTTGGAACCATTGATTTTATCGATCGCAATATTATGATGAACATTCGGCTGCCAAGAGTCATATTAGCGGCATTAGTCGGAGCAGCACTTGCGTTATCTGGTGCAGCGTTTCAAGGCTTATTAAAAAATCCTCTCGCTGACCCTTATACGCTGGGTGTATCTCAAGGGGCATCAGTTGGAGCCGTAGCGACCTTGTTTTTTAGCTTGCAGCTCCCGCTTTTTGGCAGTTTCACACTGCCATTATTCAGTATGACGACAGCGCTTTTGACCCTCTGTCTCGTTCTCTTTTTTGCACGTCTTGCTCATCGGGGGATGAGCATCTCTTCTTTAATTTTGACAGGGGTGATTTTCAGCTCTTTTTTGAGTGCGCTCATTTCATTGATGATTGCTTTAACAGGTGATGATCTCAAAGAAATCATTCATTGGCTGCTTGGCAGTGTGTCCATGAGGGGCTGGCGTTATATTGCGCTTTTTCTTCCTTTCTTTCTCATTGGAACCTTTACGTTAATGTTGATGGGGCGAGATTTGAATGTCATGACGTATGGTGAGGAGAAGGCAAAGCTATTAGGCGTACATGTGAAAAGGAGCAAATATATTGTGCTGCTGGCGGGTTCGATCCTAACCGGAAGCGCAGTAGCGGTATCAGGGACAATCGGGTTTGTAGGACTTGTGATTCCGCATTTTATCCGCCTCTTAACGATTACGGATCATCGGCATCTGCTGCCTTTATCTATGCTGAACGGTGCATCCTTTCTTGTATTAGCAGATGTGTTATCACGTACCATCATTGAACCGACTGAATTACCGATTGGCATCATTACTGCTTTAATTGGTGCACCTGTATTTGGCATCATCCTCATTCGTAAATATAGAGGAGGGACGCAGGTATGA
- a CDS encoding YvzF family protein, with translation MAQIRLAGTKEEIDRILQSFDKHYEVTYTSKDYGKTNPKYKYSKDVRVYIELKLK, from the coding sequence ATGGCACAGATTCGTTTAGCAGGGACAAAAGAAGAGATTGACCGTATTCTACAGTCATTTGACAAGCATTATGAGGTGACATATACATCAAAGGATTACGGAAAAACGAACCCAAAATACAAATATTCGAAGGATGTTCGCGTTTATATTGAACTAAAATTAAAATAA
- a CDS encoding Ger(x)C family spore germination protein yields MKKKVSCAILTLILLCGCWDSTNIEELNMAIGFAVDKGDQGHKLRLSMQVLVPQKIDQEANVKDPTKIIETNGDSIHQIFRTTALKSHRIFAQQLRVYLFSEELINENKFDLVINQFIRDNETRRGSLVFMTSEKPGDILKINDDGQPASSTLSDISNNTKTTIRMFKPVSLGDISSAMQNNVSFAVPKVGVDQGKLMLDGASIIKNRRFLTSISPLAVQSYNLLTGDGKGGIIEFEYDHSIYSFEIFKLKHSIETNKTASGTYQFNVSVELDGRLSEDWNERENAFNEKYLQEIEGVVKRRLEKNVKDFIEELQHEIKADICGFYQKASIAYPKDYRKEAKHWDEIFSESDIRYKASVKIRDFGTKGATQPL; encoded by the coding sequence ATGAAAAAAAAGGTATCTTGCGCGATATTGACGCTGATTCTCTTATGCGGATGCTGGGATAGTACAAATATTGAAGAGCTTAACATGGCGATTGGGTTTGCGGTCGATAAAGGGGACCAAGGACATAAATTAAGGTTGTCTATGCAGGTTCTCGTACCTCAAAAAATTGATCAAGAAGCAAATGTGAAAGATCCTACAAAAATCATTGAAACAAACGGTGATTCGATTCATCAAATATTCCGCACAACGGCGCTGAAAAGCCACCGCATTTTCGCACAGCAGCTAAGGGTGTATTTATTTTCTGAGGAACTCATCAATGAGAATAAATTCGACCTCGTTATTAATCAATTCATTCGCGACAATGAAACGAGAAGAGGAAGCCTCGTCTTTATGACCTCTGAAAAACCTGGAGACATCCTAAAAATCAATGATGACGGGCAGCCAGCTTCTTCTACATTATCTGATATTTCTAACAATACAAAAACGACCATACGTATGTTCAAGCCCGTTTCATTAGGAGATATTTCTTCTGCTATGCAAAACAACGTATCTTTTGCTGTTCCGAAAGTCGGGGTGGATCAAGGGAAATTAATGCTAGACGGAGCCTCTATTATTAAGAATAGACGATTTCTCACTAGCATCTCTCCGTTAGCAGTGCAGTCATACAACCTGTTGACTGGGGACGGAAAAGGCGGAATCATTGAATTTGAATATGATCACAGCATCTATTCGTTTGAGATTTTTAAACTGAAACACAGCATTGAGACGAATAAAACAGCAAGCGGAACATATCAATTTAATGTGTCAGTGGAACTTGATGGAAGATTGTCTGAGGATTGGAATGAACGAGAAAACGCATTTAATGAAAAGTATCTCCAAGAGATTGAGGGTGTAGTGAAGCGTCGATTAGAGAAAAACGTAAAAGATTTCATTGAGGAATTACAGCATGAGATCAAAGCAGATATTTGCGGGTTTTATCAAAAAGCCAGCATTGCCTATCCAAAGGACTATCGAAAAGAAGCGAAGCATTGGGATGAGATTTTTAGTGAATCGGACATTCGTTACAAGGCAAGTGTGAAAATCCGTGACTTCGGGACTAAGGGCGCAACACAACCTTTATAG
- a CDS encoding cob(I)yrinic acid a,c-diamide adenosyltransferase, with translation MKLYTKTGDHGQTGLIGGRADKDDVRVEAYGTLDEANSFIGLAHAKLRQHGELFHDLLSELIVIQHELFDCGGDLAAVTPRQVGKLTEASVTVLEERMDVYIEEADPLTKFILPGGQEGAALLHVARTVVRRAERHIVTLAKQEEIPAVALTYINRLSDYLFAAARIVNYRLGEADVEYERSADVFRSK, from the coding sequence TTGAAACTTTATACGAAAACCGGAGATCATGGACAAACAGGCTTGATCGGCGGAAGAGCTGATAAAGATGATGTGAGAGTAGAGGCATATGGTACGTTAGATGAGGCTAATAGCTTTATTGGACTCGCGCATGCAAAGTTACGGCAGCATGGCGAATTGTTTCACGATCTTTTGTCAGAGCTGATCGTTATACAGCATGAGCTGTTTGACTGCGGCGGTGATTTGGCAGCAGTGACACCACGTCAAGTAGGTAAATTAACAGAAGCCTCTGTGACAGTCCTTGAGGAAAGAATGGATGTCTATATAGAAGAGGCCGATCCGCTCACCAAGTTTATTTTACCGGGCGGCCAGGAAGGTGCTGCTCTCTTACATGTGGCGCGGACAGTCGTCAGAAGAGCAGAGCGGCATATTGTGACGCTTGCGAAACAGGAGGAGATTCCAGCCGTTGCGCTCACATACATAAACCGTCTATCTGATTATTTATTTGCAGCTGCCCGAATCGTGAATTATCGGCTTGGTGAAGCTGATGTTGAATATGAACGAAGTGCCGACGTGTTTCGTTCTAAATAA
- a CDS encoding glycoside hydrolase family 28 protein, which translates to MSKKRDLMYLTAGTVLTGVGIARLTKQGKDKKVNGIDQVLKQIKAPQFPDRELNVVQYGADAEGAELSTNAIQSAIDDAHRLKGGRVLIPAGTFVTGALELKSNVELHLDEKAYVTFSQDPNDYLPLVLTRYEGVELYNYSPLIYAHHAENIAITGAGTLDGRGDEHHWWPWKYGTNGQPSQDRDRQLLFEMAEKRIPVEERVFGEGHYLRSSFIQPYQCQHVLIEGVTVKDSPMWQIHPVLSHNVIVRGVKIIGHGPNTDGVNPESCRNVLIEDCYFDNGDDCIAIKSGRNEDGRRIGIPSENIVIRRNEMRDGHGGVTIGSEISGGVRYVYAENNVMDSPNLDRALRIKTNSVRGGTIEHIYFKNNTVKSLKHEVVCIDMMYEEGDAGPHRPVVRHIQVEGLKSSGGRYGVKIAAYAHSPVTHFKMKDCVIDDVAHPLSLEHAVSPAFQKVFINGEHINQ; encoded by the coding sequence GTGTCTAAAAAACGGGATTTGATGTATCTCACAGCAGGAACGGTACTAACTGGAGTCGGAATTGCTCGTTTAACAAAGCAAGGGAAAGATAAAAAAGTAAACGGAATCGATCAAGTGCTAAAGCAAATAAAAGCGCCGCAATTCCCAGATCGTGAATTAAATGTGGTTCAATATGGAGCAGATGCGGAAGGGGCAGAGCTTTCTACAAATGCCATTCAGTCTGCCATCGATGATGCGCATCGCTTGAAAGGGGGGCGTGTGCTGATCCCAGCAGGGACGTTTGTGACAGGCGCTTTAGAATTGAAAAGCAATGTAGAGCTTCATCTGGATGAGAAAGCCTATGTGACATTCAGCCAAGACCCAAATGATTATCTGCCTCTTGTACTGACAAGATATGAAGGGGTTGAGCTTTATAATTATTCACCTCTCATTTATGCACACCATGCAGAAAATATCGCTATTACGGGAGCTGGAACGCTTGATGGCAGAGGGGATGAGCATCATTGGTGGCCTTGGAAGTATGGGACAAATGGCCAGCCCTCTCAGGATCGGGATCGTCAGCTCTTGTTTGAAATGGCGGAAAAGAGAATACCGGTAGAAGAAAGGGTATTTGGAGAAGGCCATTATTTAAGGTCGAGCTTTATTCAGCCATACCAATGTCAGCATGTTCTAATCGAGGGAGTGACAGTGAAGGATTCACCAATGTGGCAAATTCATCCTGTATTAAGTCATAACGTCATCGTCCGCGGCGTTAAAATTATTGGGCATGGACCAAACACTGATGGTGTCAATCCAGAGTCTTGCCGGAATGTGCTCATTGAAGATTGTTATTTTGATAACGGAGATGATTGTATTGCCATCAAATCGGGCAGAAACGAGGATGGACGGAGAATAGGAATTCCATCTGAAAACATCGTCATTCGTAGAAATGAGATGCGGGATGGACACGGCGGTGTGACGATCGGGAGCGAGATCTCTGGCGGGGTAAGGTATGTTTATGCAGAAAATAATGTAATGGACAGTCCGAACCTTGACCGGGCATTGCGTATTAAAACCAACTCTGTCAGAGGCGGTACCATTGAACATATTTATTTTAAAAACAATACAGTCAAAAGTCTAAAGCATGAAGTGGTCTGTATCGACATGATGTATGAGGAAGGAGATGCTGGTCCGCATCGTCCTGTTGTACGTCATATTCAAGTAGAAGGACTCAAAAGCAGCGGCGGACGATATGGTGTGAAAATAGCCGCATACGCACATTCTCCTGTGACTCATTTTAAAATGAAAGATTGTGTCATAGATGATGTGGCGCATCCCTTATCTTTAGAGCATGCAGTTTCTCCTGCTTTTCAGAAAGTCTTTATCAATGGAGAACACATCAATCAATAG